Proteins encoded by one window of Lactobacillus paragasseri:
- the prfB gene encoding peptide chain release factor 2 (programmed frameshift), translating to MEISEIQAKLNELNPKLEHFRRSLDFDSLNEGIAINEQKMAEPGFWDDQEQAQSLINETNRMKEKSENFKQLEEKFEDAQTALELLKTDPDPELSEELAKEMFSLSQSFHDYELSLLLSDKYDQHNALMEIHPGAGGTEAMDWADMLLRMYQRYAANHDLKFEIEDYEPGEEAGVKSVSVRIQGKNAFGLLKSENGVHRLVRISPFDSAKRRHTSFASVEVIPEIDQSIEVDINPDDLRIDVYRSSGAGGQHINKTSSAVRITHLPTGIVTSSQAQRSQLQNRETAMNMLRAKLFQLEEEKKKKQTEELKGNQKEIGFGSQIRSYVFHPYNMVKDHRTNFETSDVNGVMDGKLDNFIYAYLQWLLSQKNPN from the exons ATGGAGATTAGTGAAATTCAAGCAAAACTAAATGAATTAAATCCTAAGTTAGAACATTTTAGGAGGTCTCTT GACTTTGATTCATTAAACGAGGGGATTGCAATCAATGAGCAGAAAATGGCGGAACCCGGTTTTTGGGATGATCAAGAACAAGCACAAAGTTTAATTAATGAAACTAATCGGATGAAAGAAAAGAGCGAAAATTTCAAGCAACTTGAAGAAAAGTTTGAAGATGCTCAAACAGCCTTAGAATTGCTTAAAACTGATCCAGATCCTGAGTTAAGTGAAGAATTAGCTAAAGAGATGTTTTCATTATCACAAAGTTTTCATGATTATGAATTATCATTATTGTTATCAGATAAATATGACCAACATAATGCTCTGATGGAAATCCATCCTGGTGCAGGTGGCACAGAGGCCATGGATTGGGCTGATATGCTTTTAAGAATGTATCAACGCTATGCAGCTAATCATGATTTGAAATTTGAAATTGAAGATTATGAGCCTGGTGAGGAAGCGGGAGTTAAAAGTGTAAGTGTCAGAATTCAAGGTAAGAATGCTTTTGGCTTACTTAAGTCAGAAAATGGCGTCCACCGGCTAGTCAGAATTTCTCCTTTTGATTCCGCTAAAAGACGCCATACCTCTTTTGCTTCGGTTGAGGTTATACCCGAGATTGATCAGAGCATTGAGGTTGATATTAATCCAGATGATTTAAGAATTGATGTTTATCGTTCAAGCGGTGCAGGTGGTCAGCATATTAACAAGACTTCAAGTGCTGTTAGAATCACTCACTTGCCTACTGGAATTGTTACATCATCACAAGCTCAACGTTCTCAATTACAAAATCGAGAAACTGCAATGAATATGCTGCGTGCTAAATTGTTCCAGCTGGAAGAGGAAAAGAAAAAGAAGCAAACAGAAGAACTCAAAGGCAATCAAAAAGAAATCGGTTTTGGCTCTCAAATTCGTTCATATGTCTTCCATCCCTATAATATGGTGAAAGATCATCGAACTAATTTTGAAACAAGTGACGTGAATGGCGTAATGGATGGAAAATTAGATAATTTTATTTATGCTTATTTACAGTGGCTTTTAAGTCAAAAAAATCCAAACTAA
- the trxB gene encoding thioredoxin-disulfide reductase, which produces MSERKNYDVIVIGAGPGGLTAALYAARANLKVVILDRGIYGGQMNNTAGIDNYPGFVDIQGPELGEKMYQTAMNAGAEFAYGDVQSIEQDGNKKIVKTDSGEYEAGAVVIATGAVHKHLGVAGEEEYAGKGVSYCAVCDAAFFRDEDVAVIGGGDSAIQEGLYLAQSAKSVTVIHRRDQLRAKAELQQKAFENKKMKFIWNAQTEEIVGDGNKVTAVKYKDKETGEEKEVKVAGVFIYVGIQPQTAVFKDLGITDEQGWILTDNNMRTKVKGIFALGDVRAKELRQIATAVGEGSIAGQEVYNYYQGLNEK; this is translated from the coding sequence ATGTCTGAGAGAAAAAATTATGATGTAATTGTGATTGGAGCAGGTCCTGGTGGATTAACTGCTGCATTATATGCTGCTCGGGCTAACTTAAAAGTTGTTATTCTTGATCGCGGGATTTATGGCGGTCAGATGAATAATACGGCTGGTATTGATAATTATCCTGGCTTTGTTGATATTCAAGGACCTGAATTGGGTGAAAAGATGTATCAAACTGCTATGAACGCTGGGGCTGAATTTGCTTATGGCGATGTACAAAGTATTGAGCAGGATGGTAATAAAAAGATTGTTAAGACTGATTCAGGTGAATATGAAGCAGGTGCAGTAGTTATTGCAACCGGAGCTGTTCATAAGCATCTTGGCGTTGCAGGAGAAGAAGAATATGCTGGAAAAGGTGTATCTTATTGTGCCGTTTGTGATGCTGCTTTCTTTAGAGACGAAGATGTTGCAGTAATTGGTGGCGGTGACTCAGCTATTCAAGAAGGGCTATATTTGGCTCAATCTGCTAAGTCTGTAACTGTTATTCATCGTCGTGATCAACTTCGTGCCAAGGCCGAATTGCAACAAAAGGCTTTTGAAAACAAGAAAATGAAGTTTATCTGGAATGCTCAAACTGAAGAAATTGTTGGCGATGGCAATAAAGTAACTGCAGTTAAATACAAAGATAAAGAAACTGGTGAAGAAAAAGAAGTTAAAGTAGCTGGTGTGTTTATTTATGTTGGTATTCAACCACAAACTGCTGTTTTTAAAGATCTTGGTATTACAGATGAACAAGGCTGGATTTTGACAGATAACAATATGCGTACTAAAGTTAAGGGTATTTTTGCTTTGGGTGATGTACGTGCTAAGGAACTTCGCCAAATTGCAACTGCAGTTGGTGAGGGAAGTATTGCTGGTCAAGAAGTATATAATTACTACCAAGGCTTGAATGAAAAGTAA
- a CDS encoding ComF family protein, whose product MSKCLLCKSNFKRQINYEIIFSFVKSKEKYACSDCLQKFVKKKGIVCSGCNKEINKKGLCSDCIKWQQKYAGNILDNKAIYQYNEAFHDLMVQYKRYGDYVLSYVLAELVNSLPKADYYVPIPSSPSHLRKRGFETIASIYQKFVPLTDLLVKAETEKAQGEKNRQERLLTKQTFSAIRNKNVRGKILLLDDIYTTGRTLYHARDAVLEAYPNCKINSFTISR is encoded by the coding sequence ATGAGTAAATGTCTACTGTGTAAGTCTAATTTTAAGAGACAAATTAATTACGAAATAATTTTTTCATTTGTTAAATCTAAAGAAAAGTATGCCTGTTCTGATTGTTTACAAAAGTTTGTCAAAAAGAAAGGCATCGTATGTTCAGGCTGCAACAAAGAAATAAATAAAAAAGGATTGTGCTCTGATTGTATTAAATGGCAGCAAAAATACGCAGGCAATATATTAGACAATAAAGCCATATATCAATATAATGAAGCTTTTCATGACTTGATGGTGCAGTATAAACGCTATGGCGACTACGTTTTGAGCTATGTACTAGCTGAATTAGTTAATTCTTTGCCAAAAGCAGATTATTATGTCCCGATTCCTAGTTCTCCCAGCCATTTACGAAAAAGAGGATTTGAAACAATTGCTTCTATTTATCAAAAATTTGTCCCTTTAACAGATTTATTGGTTAAGGCGGAGACTGAAAAAGCCCAAGGTGAAAAAAATAGACAAGAGCGGTTGCTAACTAAGCAGACATTTTCAGCAATTAGAAACAAGAATGTCCGAGGAAAAATTTTGTTGTTAGACGATATTTATACAACGGGACGGACCTTATATCATGCTCGGGATGCGGTATTAGAAGCTTATCCTAATTGTAAAATAAATAGTTTTACAATTAGTAGATAA
- the lgt gene encoding prolipoprotein diacylglyceryl transferase produces MSLALNPVAFDLGPIQVKWYGILMATGVLVATLMAINEGKKRQIMPDDFIDFLLWAVPIGFIGARIYYVVFEWGYFSQHPDQIIAIWNGGIAIYGGLIAGLIVLLVFCHQRMLPPFLMLDIIAPGVMAAQVIARWGNFMNQEAHGAKTTLSFLESLHLPHFIIQQMYINGSYYQPTYLYESALNLIGLILILSLRHKKHLFKRGEIFLSYVIWYSAVRFFVEGMRTDSLYIANTIRVSQALSLILFFGAIILWIYRRKVIKPKWYLAGSGLKYPYNRD; encoded by the coding sequence ATGAGTTTAGCTTTAAATCCGGTGGCTTTTGATTTGGGACCAATTCAGGTTAAGTGGTATGGCATTTTAATGGCTACTGGTGTTTTGGTTGCCACTTTAATGGCAATTAATGAAGGAAAAAAAAGACAAATTATGCCTGATGACTTCATTGATTTCCTTCTTTGGGCAGTTCCAATTGGTTTTATTGGTGCTCGAATCTATTATGTAGTTTTTGAATGGGGATATTTTTCGCAACATCCTGATCAAATAATTGCTATTTGGAATGGTGGAATTGCTATTTATGGCGGTTTGATAGCTGGCTTAATAGTGTTATTAGTTTTTTGTCATCAAAGAATGCTTCCTCCGTTTTTGATGCTTGATATTATTGCTCCTGGCGTGATGGCTGCTCAAGTAATTGCACGGTGGGGCAATTTTATGAATCAGGAAGCACATGGCGCTAAAACGACCTTATCATTTTTAGAAAGTTTACATTTACCGCACTTCATTATTCAACAAATGTATATTAATGGTTCATATTATCAACCAACTTATTTATATGAATCGGCTTTAAATTTGATTGGTTTAATTTTAATTTTGAGTTTAAGGCATAAAAAACATTTGTTTAAGCGGGGGGAAATCTTTTTAAGTTATGTAATTTGGTATTCTGCTGTCCGATTCTTTGTTGAAGGAATGAGAACGGATAGTTTATATATCGCTAATACGATTCGAGTTTCACAGGCATTAAGCTTGATTTTGTTCTTTGGGGCGATTATTCTTTGGATTTATCGTCGAAAGGTTATAAAGCCGAAGTGGTATTTAGCTGGTAGCGGATTAAAATACCCGTATAATAGAGATTGA
- the secA gene encoding preprotein translocase subunit SecA — MANILKKIYDNDRRELKKFEKLATKVESLADEYEKLSDEQLQAKTPEFRKRLEKGETLDDLLPEAFATAREGAKRVLGLYPFRVQIIGGIALHYGNIAEMMTGEGKTLTATLPVYLNALTGKGVHVVTVNEYLSSRDESEMGQLYKWLGLTVGLNLNSMSADEKRDAYNCDVTYSTNSELGFDYLRDNMVVYKDQMVQRPLNYAIIDEVDSILIDEARTPLIISGQAEQANSEYIRADRFVKTLTEDKSDDDADDDEDHGDYKIDWPTKTINLTNQGIKKACEHFGLRNLYDIDNQVLVHHIDQALRANYIMLKDIDYVVQNGEVMIVDSFTGRVMEGRRYSDGLHQAIEAKEGVKIQEESKTQATITYQNFFRMYKKLAGMTGTAKTEEEEFREIYNMEVITIPTNRPIARKDLPDILYPTLDSKFEAVVKEIKERHAKGQPVLVGTVAIESSERLSKMLDQAGIPHAVLNAKNHAKEAEIIMNAGQRGAVTIATNMAGRGTDIKLGPGVKELGGLAVIGTERHESRRIDNQLRGRSGRQGDPGVTRFYLSLEDDLMKRFGGDRVKLFLDRISDNDDDKVIESRMITKQVESAQKRVEGNNYDTRKQTLQYDDVMRTQREIIYGERMQVISEEKSLKPVLMPMIKRTIDHQVDMYTQGDKKDWRNDQLRDFISSAITDEETTKKLNIKHLSAEELKKRLYKIAEDNYAEKEKQLADPEQMLEFEKVVILRVVDERWTDHIDAMDQLRQSISLRGYGQLNPLVEYQEAGYRMFEEMISDIEFDATRLFMKAQIRQNISR; from the coding sequence ATGGCTAATATTCTTAAAAAAATTTATGACAATGACAGAAGAGAATTAAAAAAATTTGAAAAATTAGCAACTAAGGTAGAATCTTTAGCAGACGAATATGAAAAATTGTCTGATGAACAATTACAAGCAAAAACGCCCGAATTTCGCAAACGTTTAGAAAAGGGCGAGACGTTAGACGATCTTTTGCCAGAAGCTTTTGCGACAGCACGTGAAGGAGCTAAGAGAGTTTTAGGATTATATCCTTTCCGCGTTCAGATCATTGGTGGTATTGCACTTCATTACGGGAATATCGCAGAAATGATGACTGGTGAAGGTAAGACCTTAACAGCTACTCTACCTGTTTATTTAAATGCTTTAACAGGAAAAGGCGTTCATGTTGTAACAGTTAACGAGTACTTATCAAGCCGTGACGAAAGTGAAATGGGTCAACTATATAAGTGGCTTGGCTTGACTGTGGGTTTGAACCTTAATTCTATGTCTGCTGATGAAAAGCGAGACGCTTATAACTGCGACGTTACCTACTCCACTAACTCTGAGTTAGGATTTGATTATTTAAGAGATAACATGGTTGTCTACAAGGATCAAATGGTGCAACGTCCACTTAACTATGCAATTATCGATGAGGTTGACTCAATTTTAATCGATGAAGCTAGAACACCTTTAATTATTTCTGGACAAGCAGAGCAGGCTAATAGTGAATATATTCGTGCAGACCGCTTTGTTAAGACTTTAACTGAAGATAAAAGTGATGATGATGCGGATGACGATGAAGATCACGGTGATTACAAGATTGATTGGCCAACTAAAACTATTAATTTGACCAACCAAGGAATTAAAAAAGCTTGTGAACATTTCGGCTTAAGGAACTTATATGATATTGATAATCAGGTTTTAGTTCACCACATTGACCAAGCGTTGAGAGCTAACTACATTATGTTGAAAGATATTGACTATGTAGTTCAAAATGGCGAAGTTATGATTGTTGACTCCTTTACTGGACGTGTAATGGAAGGACGTCGCTATTCTGATGGACTTCACCAAGCAATCGAAGCTAAAGAAGGAGTTAAGATTCAAGAAGAATCAAAAACGCAAGCAACCATTACTTACCAGAACTTCTTTAGAATGTACAAAAAACTTGCTGGTATGACTGGTACGGCTAAAACAGAGGAAGAAGAATTCCGTGAAATTTACAACATGGAAGTAATTACTATTCCAACTAACCGACCAATTGCTCGTAAAGATTTGCCTGACATCCTATATCCAACTTTAGATTCTAAATTTGAAGCTGTAGTAAAAGAAATTAAGGAACGTCATGCTAAAGGACAGCCTGTCTTGGTTGGTACTGTGGCAATTGAAAGTTCTGAGCGTTTAAGTAAGATGCTTGATCAAGCTGGTATTCCGCATGCTGTTTTGAATGCCAAGAACCATGCTAAAGAAGCAGAAATTATTATGAATGCTGGTCAAAGAGGAGCAGTAACTATTGCTACTAACATGGCCGGTCGTGGTACAGATATCAAGTTAGGGCCTGGTGTAAAAGAGTTAGGTGGCTTGGCAGTTATTGGTACTGAACGTCATGAATCTCGTCGTATTGATAATCAGCTACGTGGTAGATCTGGTCGTCAAGGAGATCCTGGTGTAACAAGATTTTATCTTTCTCTAGAAGACGATTTGATGAAGCGTTTTGGTGGGGACCGTGTAAAATTATTCCTTGATCGAATCTCTGATAATGATGATGATAAAGTAATTGAATCACGGATGATCACTAAGCAGGTTGAATCAGCTCAAAAACGTGTTGAAGGTAACAACTACGATACTCGTAAGCAGACCTTGCAGTATGATGATGTTATGCGTACTCAACGTGAAATTATCTATGGGGAAAGAATGCAGGTTATTTCTGAAGAAAAATCATTAAAACCTGTGCTGATGCCAATGATTAAACGAACTATCGATCATCAAGTTGATATGTATACGCAAGGCGATAAAAAGGACTGGCGCAACGATCAATTAAGGGACTTTATTTCATCTGCTATTACTGATGAAGAAACTACTAAGAAACTTAATATTAAGCACTTAAGTGCTGAAGAACTTAAAAAGCGTCTTTACAAGATTGCCGAAGATAATTACGCCGAAAAAGAAAAACAACTGGCTGATCCTGAGCAAATGCTAGAATTTGAAAAAGTTGTTATCTTGCGTGTCGTAGATGAACGCTGGACTGATCATATTGATGCGATGGATCAACTACGTCAATCTATTAGTTTGAGAGGATATGGACAACTTAATCCATTAGTTGAATATCAAGAAGCAGGCTATAGAATGTTTGAAGAAATGATCAGTGATATCGAATTTGATGCCACCCGTCTATTCATGAAGGCTCAAATACGACAAAACATTAGTCGATAA
- a CDS encoding DEAD/DEAH box helicase family protein has protein sequence MTELKGRQWISDQNNHNINGETTKVPAMINGICQRCNTKAVSKLPDGRRYCRECIGLGRITEGDELERNVENVNYPKVLMPLSWSGTLTEQQELISKELVNSFKDRRNHLIHAVTGAGKTEMLFKVVEEVLKGGFRIAIATPRIDVVDELFPRFQAAFEKVEIGKYHGREHHEISDEQFVICTTHQLLKFYHAFDLIVIDEVDSFPFYENKMLHFAAENAVKEAGCTFFLTATPDSKLLRQAKNKTINYSLLKRRFHQGLLPVPKEKYFFKSFISNKGKVHPVLIKQIKQILDMKKPLLIFVPRIKELPAYEEYISSIFKASKIISVYAGDKDRQAKVASFRKREIDILLTTTILERGVTFKHVQVIVLAADDPIYNTPSLVQIAGRVGRSADDRDGLVLFCYHKYTKSIREAMRQIRMMNR, from the coding sequence ATGACCGAATTAAAAGGACGCCAATGGATATCTGATCAGAATAACCATAACATAAACGGCGAAACTACAAAAGTTCCTGCAATGATAAATGGAATTTGTCAGCGATGTAACACCAAAGCAGTATCGAAATTACCAGATGGGCGACGGTATTGCCGAGAGTGTATTGGGCTAGGAAGAATAACAGAAGGGGATGAGTTAGAACGAAACGTTGAGAATGTCAATTATCCTAAAGTACTTATGCCTTTAAGCTGGAGTGGCACGCTAACTGAACAGCAAGAATTGATCTCCAAGGAATTAGTGAATTCTTTTAAAGATAGGCGTAATCATCTGATTCATGCAGTAACTGGGGCTGGTAAGACTGAAATGCTATTTAAGGTAGTAGAAGAAGTTTTAAAAGGCGGTTTTCGAATAGCAATTGCTACTCCAAGAATTGACGTAGTTGATGAATTGTTTCCACGTTTTCAAGCGGCTTTTGAAAAAGTAGAAATTGGCAAATACCATGGACGTGAACATCATGAGATAAGTGATGAACAATTTGTTATTTGTACAACGCACCAACTTTTAAAGTTTTATCATGCGTTTGACTTAATTGTAATTGATGAGGTAGATTCTTTTCCTTTTTATGAAAATAAGATGTTGCATTTTGCGGCAGAAAACGCGGTAAAGGAAGCAGGCTGCACTTTTTTTCTAACAGCAACGCCAGATTCAAAGTTATTAAGGCAAGCGAAAAATAAAACAATAAATTATTCTTTACTTAAGAGGCGATTTCATCAAGGTTTGTTACCAGTCCCCAAAGAAAAATATTTTTTTAAGTCTTTTATTTCAAATAAGGGAAAAGTTCATCCGGTTTTGATTAAACAAATTAAGCAAATTCTTGATATGAAAAAGCCACTTTTAATATTTGTTCCTCGAATTAAAGAATTACCGGCTTATGAAGAATATATAAGCTCGATTTTTAAAGCAAGTAAGATTATTAGTGTGTATGCAGGTGATAAGGATCGACAGGCAAAAGTTGCTAGCTTTCGCAAGCGAGAGATAGATATTTTACTGACGACAACAATTTTAGAACGAGGGGTAACTTTTAAGCATGTTCAAGTAATTGTGCTTGCTGCCGATGATCCAATTTATAATACGCCAAGCTTAGTTCAGATTGCAGGAAGAGTTGGGAGAAGTGCTGATGATCGAGATGGATTAGTTTTGTTTTGTTATCACAAATATACTAAAAGTATCCGAGAAGCAATGAGACAGATTAGGATGATGAATAGATGA
- the hprK gene encoding HPr(Ser) kinase/phosphatase, whose protein sequence is MVEAVKVSELVKDVPSLKIIEGKEYLSQKLIDTSDISRPGLELTGYFDFYPKNRIQLLGRTEISYSARLDHDLRERVFNKMATPETPCFIVSRGLPIPSEMLEAAEKENIPVFSSNMATTHLSSVITQFLDEKLASRKSIHGVLVEIYGMGVLIIGNSGVGKSETALDLVKRGHRLIADDRVDVYQKDDKTVVGEAPKILKHLMEIRGIGIIDVMNLFGAGAVKDSTEIQLIICLQNWDPKANYDRLGFNEKTREIFEVDVPQVTVPVKVGRNLAIIIEVAAMNFRAKKMGYDASQKFEQNLTELISDNSKKDEGESKK, encoded by the coding sequence ATGGTTGAAGCAGTTAAAGTTAGCGAATTAGTAAAAGATGTACCTTCACTTAAGATTATTGAAGGAAAAGAATATTTAAGTCAAAAGTTAATTGATACTTCAGATATTTCGCGACCAGGGTTAGAATTAACAGGATATTTTGACTTTTATCCTAAAAATCGAATTCAACTTTTAGGAAGAACCGAAATTTCTTATAGTGCACGTTTAGACCATGATTTACGCGAGCGGGTTTTTAATAAGATGGCTACTCCTGAGACCCCTTGTTTTATTGTGTCTCGTGGTTTACCAATTCCTTCCGAAATGCTTGAGGCTGCTGAGAAAGAGAATATCCCTGTTTTTTCTAGCAATATGGCTACAACGCATTTATCAAGTGTGATTACTCAGTTTTTAGATGAAAAATTAGCGTCAAGAAAGAGTATTCACGGTGTTTTAGTAGAAATCTACGGAATGGGTGTCTTAATTATTGGAAATTCTGGTGTTGGTAAGTCAGAAACTGCCTTAGACTTAGTTAAAAGAGGACACCGTTTAATTGCGGATGATCGAGTTGATGTTTACCAAAAAGATGATAAGACTGTAGTTGGGGAAGCTCCCAAAATTTTGAAGCACTTAATGGAAATTCGAGGAATTGGAATTATTGATGTGATGAATCTTTTTGGTGCTGGCGCGGTTAAGGATAGTACTGAAATACAATTAATAATTTGCTTGCAAAATTGGGATCCTAAGGCTAACTATGATCGTTTGGGATTCAATGAAAAGACACGTGAGATTTTTGAAGTAGACGTTCCTCAAGTAACGGTTCCTGTTAAAGTTGGACGAAACTTAGCAATTATTATTGAAGTTGCTGCGATGAACTTTAGAGCTAAGAAGATGGGATATGACGCAAGCCAAAAATTTGAACAAAATCTTACTGAATTAATCTCAGATAATTCTAAAAAAGACGAAGGTGAAAGCAAGAAATGA
- the hpf gene encoding ribosome hibernation-promoting factor, HPF/YfiA family yields the protein MLKYNVRGENIEVSDALRDYVQKRLDKLEKYFEINSDVIAHINLKVYPDHTAKVEVTIPLPYLVLRAEDTTDDMYKSIDFVSEKLERQIRKYKTRINRKSREKGLKDFFYEDLEEEKKTPKEFDIVRNKHLDLKPMNAEEAVLQMDLLGHDFFVFEDADTNGTSIVYRRNDGRYGLIETNE from the coding sequence ATGTTAAAATACAATGTTCGTGGAGAAAATATCGAAGTTTCTGATGCCTTAAGAGATTATGTTCAAAAGAGATTGGATAAGCTCGAAAAGTACTTCGAAATTAATTCCGATGTAATTGCTCATATCAATTTAAAAGTTTATCCAGATCACACTGCTAAAGTTGAAGTGACAATTCCGCTTCCATACTTAGTTTTACGTGCTGAAGATACAACTGATGATATGTACAAGAGCATTGATTTCGTTTCTGAAAAATTAGAGCGTCAAATTAGAAAATACAAGACTCGTATTAATAGAAAGAGCCGTGAAAAGGGATTGAAAGACTTCTTCTATGAAGACTTAGAAGAAGAAAAGAAGACACCTAAGGAATTTGATATTGTTCGTAATAAGCACTTAGATTTGAAACCAATGAACGCAGAAGAAGCAGTTTTGCAAATGGATTTATTGGGTCATGACTTCTTTGTTTTTGAAGATGCAGATACTAATGGTACAAGTATTGTATATCGCAGAAATGATGGTCGTTACGGTTTAATTGAAACTAACGAATAA
- a CDS encoding YigZ family protein, translating to MSSKPLNYLTIGKTGQHELIIKKSKFICSLARTETVEEAQEFIEQVSKKYHDATHNTYAYTLGLNDNQVKASDNGEPSGTAGIPELKALQLMKLKNVTAVVTRYFGGIKLGAGGLIRAYSNSVTEAAQNIGVVKCVMQQLIQFSIPYNRIDEINHYLEENRISIASQKYTTNVTIQIYLDLDQIQKVEDSLINLLSGKVEFNKLDQRFNEIPVSDFNFHEQ from the coding sequence TTGTCATCAAAACCATTAAATTATTTAACAATTGGTAAAACTGGGCAGCATGAGCTAATTATTAAGAAAAGTAAATTTATTTGTTCTTTAGCCCGGACTGAAACAGTAGAAGAAGCTCAAGAATTTATTGAACAAGTTTCTAAAAAATATCATGATGCTACACACAATACTTATGCTTATACTCTTGGATTAAATGATAACCAAGTTAAAGCAAGTGACAACGGTGAACCTTCAGGAACAGCTGGAATTCCAGAACTAAAGGCTCTACAACTAATGAAGTTAAAGAATGTAACAGCCGTTGTCACCCGATATTTTGGCGGCATTAAGCTAGGAGCTGGTGGCTTAATTCGTGCTTATTCGAATTCAGTAACCGAAGCTGCGCAAAATATTGGCGTTGTTAAGTGCGTTATGCAGCAACTAATTCAATTTTCAATTCCATATAACCGAATAGATGAAATCAATCATTACTTAGAAGAAAATCGAATTTCAATCGCCAGCCAAAAATATACTACAAATGTCACTATTCAGATTTATTTAGACTTAGATCAAATTCAAAAAGTTGAAGACAGCTTAATTAATCTATTATCTGGAAAAGTAGAATTTAATAAACTAGATCAAAGATTCAACGAAATTCCTGTTAGTGATTTTAATTTTCATGAGCAATAA
- a CDS encoding NAD(P)H-dependent glycerol-3-phosphate dehydrogenase yields MAKIAVLGNGSWGSVLGSMLADNGNDVVLYGNIDSVNQEINEHHTNTHYMKNWKLNPNVPATGDLEKALEGAEIVLFVLPTKAVRIVAKNVRKVLDKSGATPLLVTATKGIEPGSKKLISDILTEEIYPNNSEKIVAISGPSHAENVAQKDLTAIACASTSEENAKRIQEVFSNNYVRFYTNDDLVGVEVGGAVKNVIAIAAGILVGQGYGDDAKAALMTRGLAEITRLGVNYFGAKPMTFSGLSGIGDLIVTCTSVNSRNWRAGKQIGEGKSLDYVLENMGQVVEGATTVKAVHELAQEKKIDMPISEAIYRVLYENANVEDEIKQMMGRTPKPEIQL; encoded by the coding sequence ATGGCAAAAATTGCAGTTTTAGGTAATGGATCATGGGGTTCAGTTCTTGGTTCAATGTTAGCTGATAATGGAAATGATGTAGTGTTATATGGAAATATTGATAGTGTTAATCAGGAAATCAACGAGCACCATACGAACACTCATTATATGAAAAATTGGAAACTTAATCCTAATGTACCAGCTACTGGAGATCTAGAAAAAGCATTAGAAGGTGCAGAGATTGTTTTATTTGTTTTACCAACTAAAGCAGTTCGAATTGTTGCTAAAAATGTACGTAAAGTATTAGATAAAAGTGGGGCAACTCCTTTATTAGTGACTGCAACTAAAGGAATTGAACCAGGAAGCAAAAAATTAATTTCAGATATTTTAACTGAAGAAATTTATCCTAATAATAGTGAAAAAATTGTAGCTATTTCAGGTCCTAGTCATGCTGAAAATGTTGCTCAAAAAGATTTGACTGCAATTGCTTGTGCATCAACTAGCGAAGAAAATGCAAAGAGAATCCAAGAAGTATTTTCAAATAACTATGTTCGTTTTTACACTAATGACGATTTAGTAGGTGTTGAAGTAGGCGGAGCAGTTAAGAATGTTATTGCAATTGCGGCTGGTATCTTGGTTGGGCAAGGATATGGCGATGATGCTAAGGCAGCTTTAATGACTCGTGGTTTAGCAGAAATCACACGTTTAGGAGTAAATTATTTTGGTGCAAAACCAATGACATTCTCAGGCTTGTCTGGTATCGGTGATTTGATCGTTACTTGTACCTCAGTTAACTCTCGTAACTGGCGTGCAGGTAAGCAAATTGGTGAAGGCAAGAGCTTAGATTATGTCTTAGAAAATATGGGACAAGTTGTCGAAGGAGCTACTACTGTTAAAGCTGTTCACGAATTGGCTCAAGAAAAGAAAATTGATATGCCAATTAGTGAAGCAATTTACCGTGTTTTATATGAAAATGCCAATGTTGAAGATGAAATTAAACAAATGATGGGAAGAACTCCAAAGCCAGAAATTCAACTTTAA